The Chiloscyllium punctatum isolate Juve2018m chromosome 12, sChiPun1.3, whole genome shotgun sequence genome includes a region encoding these proteins:
- the ogg1 gene encoding N-glycosylase/DNA lyase has product MQRHATLTTDPALWNFIPCTRSELWLDIVLSCGQSFRWQETRPGQWTGVLANRVWTLTQMEDKIWYRTYSEDAESTRNEKRRGFSTDSIDVEVKKESGTEAQIKVEDGNFQATEMKFPQVKLEAVQHAHDATPGRLKLEYSVVDGEECRILTDYFQLHVCLSELYSHWSQADKHFERVAQDFPGIRLLRQDPTECLFSFICTTNNHISRISAMIERLCQTFGERLCKLDSYTYYSFPTLQALAGDDVEKQLRALGFGYRAKFINQTAKMILETHDSNWLNSLREAPYEEAKRLLRTLPGVGAKVADCVCLMSLDKPEVIPVDTHVWQITKRDYLSYLGAGQKTLTDKVYREIGDYFRSLWGPFAGWAQAVLFSSDLKKFQGYKSKQDLQ; this is encoded by the exons ATGCAGCGACATGCCACACTGACTACAGACCCAGCACTGTGGAACTTCATCCCCTGCACTCGATCTGAGCTGTGGCTTGACATCGTGCTTTCTTGTGGTCAGTCATTCCG ATGGCAGGAAACAAGACCTGGGCAGTGGACAGGCGTCTTAGCCAATCGTGTGTGGACCCTGACGCAGATGGAGGATAAGATCTGGTATCGGACGTATTCCGAGGATGCAGAATCaacgagaaatgagaagagaagaggatTTTCCACAGATAGTATCGATGttgaagtgaaaaaagaaagtggaacagaggctcAAATTAAAGTCGAAGATGGAAATTTCCAAGCGACAGAGATGAAGTTTCCTCAGGTGAAACTAGAAGCCGTGCAGCATGCGCACGATGCCACACCCGGACGATTGAAGTTGGAATAcagtgttgtggatggagaggaATGCCGGATTTTAACCGACTACTTCCAGCTGCATGTCTGCCTCTCAGAGCTCTACTCACATTGGAGTCAAGCAGACAAACACTTCGAGCGAGTAGCACAAGATTTCCCTG GTATTCGCCTCCTGCGACAAGATCCCACTGAGTGTCTCTTTTCTTTCATCTGCACCACCAACAACCATATCTCGCGTATCAGTGCAATGATCGAGCGTCTGTGCCAGACCTTTGGAGAGAGGCTGTGTAAACTGGACTCGTACACCTACTATTCATTCCCAACACTGCAGGCCCTGGCAG GAGATGATGTGGAAAAACAGTTACGGGCTCTGGGATTTGGATACAGAGCAAAGTTCATCAATCAAACTGCGAAGATGATACTAGAGACACATGATTCAAATTGGCTGAATTCACTTCGTGAGGCACCTTATGAGGAAGCAAAGCGACTGTTGCGTACCTTACCAGGTGTGGGGGCCAAG GTGGCTGACTGTGTTTGCTTGATGTCTCTGGATAAGCCGGAAGTTATTCCCGTGGACACACATGTCTGGCAGATCACTAAGCGTGATTATCTCTCCTACTTGGGGGCAGGTCAGAAGACCCTTACTGACAAGGTGTATCGAGAAATCG